The stretch of DNA CATGACTCGTCCATTCGTTTTTCGCCGCACTATGAAGCCAAATGGGTCAGGCTGATATTCTGTAGTGTAGAGAAGGTCTTCGGCGTCTGTTTCTTCCCTGACAACAACGGCTGGGAGCTCAACTTCATACCGTGGAGACGATGGATCCTTCATCTGGAGAAGAAACAATCTGTTCCCTTTGGGAATTCTGTCAACGTGCTACACACCCTAAACTTATCGTATAATCTACTCTGCCTCCTACATGAAATAGTGGTCTTACAACACGCAGTGCAACAAAGTGTATGTGATGATATGAGAAAACTTCCAAAGGATCAAATCTATCATCAGAAAAAAGTGTGCTAGTCGATGTGCATCTTGTGCTTCAACAGAAACAGTGTAGTTACTCACAGTGATGCGTAAACAGTCTGTAGCTTCTTCTGTAACGTCGAGCTGCAGAACCGAGATGTCTCTGGGTAGGTAAGAGGGGGCTGCCCGGGTCAAGGTGGCAGTCAGGCCATGCAAGGTGGGCATGAGCGGACCCATTCTATAACCTCGATACAACCCGGGGTAGAAGCACCAAGGTGGACCTGCAGAGTCTGATCCAGGGGCATAACAACAGCCCCTCTGTTCACactctgactgactgacagcttTGTCTCTGGCACAATCAAACCGGCTGTCTGGGGCCATGGTGCATTCAGGATCCCTGGAAAAATCGTTCACTCTGGACCTGCCGCGGTGCATTGCTCTTTGCAGTTTAACTGAATTGTTGTATTTAATTGTGTGATTATGTGTGCTTGTTGTGTCTTGCTTAGCACGGCCTGGTAAAAATACCATGGTGTCATTATAAAACTGGTGGAAGTATAAATAAGGAAGGAAAGTCAGAGTGAAGAGAAGCAGACTCCCGATTACCTTCAACATCTGAACCACCCAAAAATACGGACCAAAAGACGCTTAAATTAAATATACCAACGTCTACCTAAATGTGAATTAACTGTGTTAATTACTAAAGTTAATAAACGTTCTATCTGAACGATAAACATTTGCACTCACAGTATTTCTTCCCTTTCAATGTTAAAACGCTATTCCCAGTCTGTCTTGGGCTAGTTTATCAGGGAACGCTTTCATCCATTACTCTCAACCAAACGaaaacctgtttttctttcGAGCAACTGCCCAAATATCGATTTcttgcaataaaaaaagaaaaagaaatttcTTCTGCGGGAGTAAAAAATAGCACCCGAGTACGGCAAGCGCAAAAGGACATCAGCGTTTGCAATATCTCCCACTTTCACATTAAGATCAGGGGTGATGTGTAGTGCACCGGGTGTTTCATTAATtcaacattcattttatttcaaagtaaAACTTTCTGATCATTTTTACAGGTGTGATCTCAGGTGTGGTCGTCCTCAAAGTCGCGACTCGGACGGCAGGTGCGTCCCACCGTGTCCTCGTTGGAGCGCCCTCTGTGCGGTTCCACAGGTCAGTACGCCACGCAGATTGATGGTTTTAAGTTGTGAtgcctttgtttgtgtgtacgtTTGCTAGTAAGTTTTATACTCATTTGTGTAACTTTATTGATGTCGAAAAAAGTTTAACAAAAAAATCAGCAACGGCTGCGAAAGCTGTCCGGGTGTTCTGTGCCCCGGTCTTTGTCTGGCAGGCAGTCAGACGCGCTTCACAATGTAACCACTAAACTCCCACATAGTCCCACACCTGCAATTAAGAAACACACGACTGATATTTCGCAACTTTTATTTAATAGATGTTTAATAATAAAAGTTTGAAGATATGTATGATTTAAGAAAAATGTTGCATTCCTCCCTGAACTAATTTGTGATTGTGTACTTCATCAATTAACAGTCACAGTAAAATTACACTGTAATTATATATATCTTGCTTATTTGATCCTGCAGACCTAGGATAAATACCATGGTGTCATTATAAAACTGGTGAAAGTATAAACAAGGAAGGAAAGCAAGAGTGTAGGGAAGCAAATTCCTGATTAACTTCTGAACTTAACTTCTGAGCATCTGAACCATCTCTTTAGCGCAGGTCAAATAAGTTAAATATAACAATGTCATTCTTGTGATTAAACCTCTGTGCCTTGTGATTGCTAATTAAttgtatttgtttaaaaaatgtattataGTATGGCAAGCACAAGAGGACATTAGTGTTCAAAATAAATACCATTTAAATATTAAGATCAGGGGTGATacaaaaatgtttattaaatcAAAGAAATTAAAATACACTGAAACACATTCCTATAGTCATTTAAATCAAACACCCACCACCTtaattgtactttttttttttttaatatgaattTTGTTATTTGCACCCTTACAATAAtgatgtgcacaaacacagacactgaCATTCATGTTGTGACAGTATGGTTTAAATGTACTATAAGCACTTTTACTTTTTCTTGCACTTACACATTTCATAATTTGCTTTAGTTTTTCTCTCTAAAAGCTTCAACTTAAATACATTTCATTCATATAAACAGAGTGTCAATTTATGCTTTTAATGACATGTGGAATTTGACATTAGGCCATCAGAATCAGAATATTGTTTAAAGACAGAATTACAGTGTTTCAATAAACAAAACTGCTTTCTGACATATTTTACATATGATTAAGAACATGAAACATGATCAAATATAGTGATTAACTGTGCAGTAGACTGTCTGGTCACTGATAATGAACACAATCACACTTCCCAATTGCTAGTACAACTTGAGAAGTTAACAACTGATTTTATCATGATATGctctcctgcactcctgcaAGGTAATAGATGTAGAAAATGTATAGATGGGTGAcagtctctctttctttgtAAATAGCTGGATACAGCTCTCAGCTAGCTAGATAATGAAACGCATCATAAGACTATGTTACAACAATGTTGCAGGCAACAGGGCCTCTAAATGTGAACCCCAAATAGAAAGTGATGTTTTCATTCCCATGAGGAACTGAAGGTTTGTGAAGGGGCATGATACTGAACTTCCTCTTAAGGGGACCCTCCAGGTAAACCACCCCATCTTCTGTCCATCCAGTGACACATTTTAGGACCTTGACAATCTCGGGATTTTTCCAGTTTTCACCCCTAAACCACTTCATCCGTTTCTCTAAAACGGTGAAGCCTGTTGTGACACTCTCAAACTTTTTCTTGTGCACAAATTTGAGCAGGCCTTTCCCAGCTCCCAGAAAAAAATGGGTGTAGATCCTTCTTTTCCTCTGGGGAATGTCCTTCTTCTTGTCCCAGTAGTATTTATCCAGGTGTTCAACAGCTGATTGCACAATTTcatacttttttctttttcttgatcCGTGTCCTGATCTTCAGGCCAGAATAACATGGTAATTAAGAATAAGACACCTGGTAAACACTTCCTCTTATCAGATGGGACCTGATGACAAAGTGCTTGAAGATCTTTTAAATGTGCTACCCTTGGATTCTGGGGCGAGAGACAGTTCAGAGCAATATGAGTGAATATGTAGTTGACAATATCCTTTTGGCCAAATTTGGCCCTCTGTGGACTGCTGGGATATAGAGACAGGATGGCCTCGAGACGGGGCACTGCCTTCTTCTGGTCCGCCAGCGTAGAAAGGATGGAGGTTATATTTCCGCCTCCAAGTTTGAAGATCATCATGCGCTTTTGAAAAGGACTTAGTTGAGCAGTTTTCTCCGGGTTAAGTTCATGTGGTTGAATAGTTTCACTGAAGTACTTCCCATATGcttcagatgttttttccatccATTTTAGTGGATTGCTTATCTTCTCCTCTGCAATCACCTGGATCTCCTCTTCGTCATTACCAATGTCCTTCTGAAAGTAGCTCAGTTCTTCCGAAATCCATTCCAAGGCGTCTTGCATTGCCCTGTTAAGCTTTTTCAGACGATCGTGAAATGGCTCCCAGGCATCCTTGACTTCCACTGGGATGTAGTCTGTCAGTAGGTACTTCATACATTCAGAATGGCCGTTGAGTTTGTTTGCAAAAACATCCACTGACAGGATCAGTTTTAGTAGGCTGCACTCGGTCTCTACTTCAGAAAAAAATCCTGAATTGTTGACATTGTCCATATCTGCGACTGCTGCTTTCTCACATTCTTGAAAACACTCAATGGCTTTCAGTGCAGTCTCCACAGCATCTGCTGTATTCTGAGGCGTCTTCTTTATACTGGCTTCTTCAAGATCATTGCACTTTTTTTGGAACCACTTTTTGTACACCTGACCTTTTGTGTCTAGTATGAACGAATTGTAAGGCTGCTGTTTGGCTGCTGTCTCTGCCCAGTGTTCTGCCTGTTCAAACATTTTGTAGGTGTAATGAAGACGAGCAAGTGTTTGGGCAATGAACGGATCTTCACGAAAATACTGAAAGGCTTCTTCCAGTAACTGAATGGCCTTTTGTaggtttttctcattttcacaCACGTGCTCTATCAAAGGAGCAAAAGCACTATCGTATCCATCCCCCTTGCTGATTCTAGCCCGCCTGATGAAGAGTGCTCTCAAAAATGACAGATATATTTCCCTTCCAAAACGATGTTCAAAAAGGACTTTTTCATGGAGCAAGTCCATGGCCAGGCTGCTCTGGGTCAGTTGGTCTCCCAGAAGTTGGTGGAGGATTTCCTTTGCAACAAATGGATGAATGATGCTGACGGAATTGATGTGTGTCTTCTCGTCCCTAAGGTGCAAAAAGACCAGCCTAGCCTGAGGACTGAGCGATTGCTCAAAGTTGTGTTGGTGAAACCTTTCCAAGTGAAAGGTTAACCCAAGCAAAGCTTCACAATGGGACTGAGAAATAAAAGAGTCTTGAACGTAAGTGTTCAACAGGGCTACATAGTGAATGAGGCGAGTAGTAACAGATTCATGATCAATTCCTTGCAGCAAGTGTTCTACAAACAATGTTACATATTCCTCGTTAAATTCTTCACtcaacaaaacaaaagtcaGAATAAAATTGGGGTCATATTTTCTTTCAAGGTCTTTTCGCTTTCTAGAaaacttttctttctcttgGGCAGACAGCTTGTGAGTGACAGACACATTCATTAATGGGGACTCCTTGCATTTTTTCTCTGGCTCGTGTGATCGTCTGCAACTTAACAAAATGAAACATGTTAAGTTTTGAACTATTTTGTTGTTTATGGCAACTTCCAGCTCATTCTTGAGGTCATCCAGATATTCTTTGTCCGAGTCTTCAATGAGCAGCAGTGTGGGGAGACACCTCTGTGCATCTTTTTCTTCATATTCTCTCAGTTTAACAGCATGGTCTGCAACAATAGCAACTGAGTATGAATGCTTTATGACTGCACACCTTATAGTTTTCCTGTTATCCCACAGAACCTGTCTTGCTACAGTGCTTCCACCACTTCCCGGATGATGATAAATGTTGATAATATTTACAGGACTCTGACCTGTATTTGACTTCAATGCATCATTGAGGAGATTTGACACTTCTTGATAGGCATCTCTCTTTATTACCTCACCAACGAATCCACGCTCAGCAAGCCAGAAGTTCAACCATCTCACCTTCCCACCATGGTAAAATTGCTGTTCAAtgttctttttctcttcattgATGAAGTCTTCTCTTGTTTCTTCGCAGTGATTGACTGTCAAAATTTCCAGGGAACACAACTGTTCTTCAACTTGAGTCTTTAGATCACAGGTCCCCTTGACAAAGACTGGCAAGTGTTTACGGGTACATGCTTGAACAGGCTGTATTTGCAGCACGGTTGCATTGATGTGGCTCATGGTCATACCAACAACGCTTCCATTGTCCAGAGTTTCTGTTCCACATGACCCCTCTGCAAAGCTTTTCCACTTTTGGAAGTTTTCCGCTGCTTCACAGATACAGATGATGTCCTCATGACCTTCCATGTCTGTGAAAAACTCATTAAAGGTGTGCAAGAGTGGTTTCTCCACTGGTGATGTTAGAAGGAAAATTACTTGGAAAGTACCCTTTGGCAATATCTGCTTACAGATCAATGATACAGATTCCCGCAGAAAAGTCATTTTGGTCTTTATCCAAGTCAGTTCATCACACGggttttcatttcctttaaagtCACTGCGGCCATTACAAAAAATCCAACTGGTTTGGTCAAACAGAAACAGCTTGCTGATGAATTCCTTGATGGACATGTCACCAGATAACTTATAGGTCTGCAAAGAATGCATGTTTGCAGTGTGATGCTGGAGGTATGTCTTGCAGAGTCCCGACACCTTCGAGTCAGGGTCAaagtcaaacacacaaaacacattcatgtttagAAGCCAGTCGACATTACAGAGATCATCTGGTTTGAGTTTGTTGGTGACCAGGATGAACCATTTGTCCTCTTCCATCAATTTCTTTCCACTCGTCATTAACATGGTGAGTTTCCTTCCAAGGTCTTGGCAGGATTCTGGCATACAGAGGAACATGCTTCTTTCTGCTTCTTCCCGCTGAGTATCGCGATCTTTGACCCGCTCATAAAACTCGCTCAAGTCTTTTTCATTCACTGGCTCTGTTTTGGCACCCACCCGCCGCAGTATTTGTTGCTTCTCCATCTCCACTTTGTTTGTCGCCTCCTTGAAGTTTGGGAGACGTGCCGCATACACCTTGTTCCTCACAATACTTAGCAAAGGCACAATGTCAACTTCTACCACATATCTCTTTTCTGTACCTTTCTGATCCATAACCTCAATGAACCTTGGAGGTCGTACGCACTGGCGAACATGTTCACTGTCGGTGGGAATGCTCCTTTCAATATAATCTAATGCATCGACATAGATGTCTTTCTCTTGGACCAAAATGCCTAATATCTCACCATGTGTATAATCTGCATTCTCTTTACTGTCCACCACACCAAAGTGTATAGTTCCATTTGACCTGATATTCATACATCCAATTGCAAATTTCAGAACCTCATGGGCAAACTTGGCTTGGAGTCTTGTGCGGTCCAATGTAGCAGCAAGTGCAAAAGACTTGTATTCATGACACGGGGAGATCAGGTCGAAAGCCCCAGATTCAGGTTGCATCACTCGGTGTTTCACATATATAAAATCAGTTCCTTCTTGATCGAATGGCCTTGGTTTACAGTCCTCCTTTGAGGTCTGGCCACATCGCTCCTGAGCAGTCGCCTTTGAGGTCTTTTGAGCTCTATTTGAAAGTTCCcctttctgctcttcctccgtttgtttgttttcagtgactTTTCTTTGATTATGAGGATGCTTTGGCGAACTTTTAAGCTTATCTCTCTCTTGAATGATCAAATGAGCAGGGCCCAATTTCATGCAAATCTTTGTCTTCAAAAAGTTTTCATCAAGTGCAAGAAGGATTCTTCCATCTACTTCTTCTTCATAGATTTTGTTTATGTACTGCTCCTTCACTCCAATAGATCTTAGCCATGTGCTTACTTGAGATTCATTCCAACTCTCTGGTGACTGATTAAGAGCGCCAGCTGTAattttggggaaaaaataaataaatcagaaaatgaaagtGGTTTGTCATCCATCTACTTAGTCACTGATAGAAATAAAAagttccatccatcctctaccacttatccggggtaGGGTcgccagggggcatcctaactagatgcccaagccacctcatctggctcttctcaatgtggaggagcagcggctctactccgagctcctcctggatgtcagagcttctcaccctatctctaagggagagcccagccaccctatggaggaagctcttttcggccgcttgtacccgtgatcgtgttctttcggtcattacccaaagctcatgaccataggtgagggtaggaacgaagatcaacccgtaaatcgagagcttcgccttttggctcagctttctcttcaccacaatggaccggtgcagagtccgcatcactgctgacgccgcaccgatccgcctgtcgatctcctgctccattcttccctcactcgtgaacaagaccccgaggtacttgaactcctccacttgggcatcctcagacgccggatggtggtccagaaccttttcgaagccgtccggAAGTTGTTCTCTAtggcctcactgaactcttcccatgcccgggtctttgcctcagGAACC from Takifugu flavidus isolate HTHZ2018 chromosome 18, ASM371156v2, whole genome shotgun sequence encodes:
- the LOC130514879 gene encoding LOW QUALITY PROTEIN: sterile alpha motif domain-containing protein 9-like (The sequence of the model RefSeq protein was modified relative to this genomic sequence to represent the inferred CDS: inserted 1 base in 1 codon), which encodes MAGALNQSPESWNECGQTSKEDCKPRPFDQEGTDFIYVKHRVMQPESGAFDLISPCHEYKSFALAATLDRTRLQAKFAHEVLKFAIGCMNIRSNGTIHFGVVDSKENADYTHGEILGILVQEKDIYVDALDYIERSIPTDSEHVRQCVRPPRFIEVMDQKGTEKRYVVEVDIVPLLSIVRNKVYAARLPNFKEATNKVEMEKQQILRRVGAKTEPVNEKDLSEFYERVKDRDTQREEAERSMFLCMPESCQDLGRKLTMLMTSGKKLMEEDKWFILVTNKLKPDDLCNVDWLLNMNVFCVFDFDPDSKVSGLCKTYLQHHTANMHSLQTYKLSGDMSIKEFISKLFLFDQTSWIFCNGRSDFKGNENPCDELTWIKTKMTFLRESVSLICKQILPKGTFQVIFLLTSPVEKPLLHTFNEFFTDMEGHEDIICICEAAENFQKWKSFAEGSCGTETLDNGSVVGMTMSHINATVLQIQPVQACTRKHLPVFVKGTCDLKTQVEEQLCSLEILTVNHCEETREDFINEEKKNIEQQFYHGGKVRWLNFWLAERGFVGEVIKRDAYQEVSNLLNDALKSNTGQSPVNIINIYHHPGSGGSTVARQVLWDNRKTIRCAVIKHSYSVAIVADHAVKLREYEEKDAQRCLPTLLLIEDSDKEYLDDLKNELEVAINNKIVQNLTCFILLSCRRSHEPEKKCKESPLMNVSVTHKLSAQEKEKFSRKRKDLERKYDPNFILTFVLLSEEFNEEYVTLFVEHLLQGIDHESVTTRLIHYVALLNTYVQDSFISQSHCEALLGLTFHLERFHQHNFEQSLSPQARLVFLHLRDEKTHINSVSIIHPFVAKEILHQLLGDQLTQSSLAMDLLHEKVLFEHRFGREIYLSFLRALFIRRARISKGDGYDSAFAPLIEHVCENEKNLQKAIQLLEEAFQYFREDPFIAQTLARLHYTYKMFEQAEHWAETAAKQQPYNSFILDTKGQVYKKWFQKKCNDLEEASIKKTPQNTADAVETALKAIECFQECEKAAVADMDNVNNSGFFSEVETECSLLKLILSVDVFANKLNGHSECMKYLLTDYIPVEVKDAWEPFHDRLKKLNRAMQDALEWISEELSYFQKDIGNDEEEIQVIAEEKISNPLKWMEKTSEAYGKYFSETIQPHELNPEKTAQLSPFQKRMMIFKLGGGNITSILSTLADQKKAVPRLEAILSLYPSSPQRAKFGQKDIVNYIFTHIALNCLSPQNPRVAHLKDLQALCHQVPSDKRKCLPGVLFLITMLFWPEDQDTDQEKXKKYEIVQSAVEHLDKYYWDKKKDIPQRKRRIYTHFFLGAGKGLLKFVHKKKFESVTTGFTVLEKRMKWFRGENWKNPEIVKVLKCVTGWTEDGVVYLEGPLKRKFSIMPLHKPSVPHGNENITFYLGFTFRGPVACNIVVT